One genomic segment of Helianthus annuus cultivar XRQ/B chromosome 14, HanXRQr2.0-SUNRISE, whole genome shotgun sequence includes these proteins:
- the LOC110902564 gene encoding pyrophosphate--fructose 6-phosphate 1-phosphotransferase subunit alpha-like, with amino-acid sequence MMTVKHYGRGSGSGATTLGKPFVHPAIVDLRGKVYELLRQNATRFLLDDVYRNPGPLQFDGLDVDSKAVMETILVKTCIDISC; translated from the exons ATGATGACCGTCAAGCATTATGGTCGCGGGTCAGGGTCAGGGGCTACAACACTTGGGAAACCTTTTGTTCATCCTGCTATTGTAGATTTGAGAGGCAAAGTATACGA GCTGCTTAGACAAAATGCAACAAGATTCTTGCTGGATGATGTCTACAGAAACCCCGGCCCCCTTCAGTTTGACGGGCTAGATGTCGATTCCAAAGCTGTCATGGAAACTATTCTTGTGAAAACTTGTATAGATATATCATGCTAA